One Bacillus sp. FJAT-52991 genomic region harbors:
- a CDS encoding spore germination protein, translating to MPAIIGTATIINVSSGGIFNIGDVYQIHPVTESKTFSGAGSFNYGHGLTVSSGISHTNLFDEARVSQETIGTI from the coding sequence TTGCCGGCTATTATTGGAACAGCAACGATCATCAACGTCTCTTCGGGTGGAATTTTCAACATTGGGGATGTATACCAAATCCATCCAGTTACTGAATCAAAAACATTTTCTGGCGCTGGTTCATTCAATTATGGTCATGGCTTGACAGTTTCTTCTGGAATTTCTCATACCAATCTTTTTGATGAAGCTCGAGTGAGCCAAGAAACAATAGGAACTATTTAG